Proteins co-encoded in one Marinomonas sp. IMCC 4694 genomic window:
- the ileS gene encoding isoleucine--tRNA ligase codes for MSDYKPTLNLPDTTFPMRGDLAKREPVMLKHWQDMDLYNKVREVSKGRTPFILHDGPPYANGSIHIGHAVNKILKDIIVKSKTVSGFDAPYIPGWDCHGLPIEHKVEQLIGKAGTKVSYKEFRAKCREYAYTQIEEQKKDFIRLGVMGDWENPYLTMNFQTEANIVRALGKIAENGHLVKGFKPVYWSVVGGSALAEAEVEYQDKTSLSLDVRYAPQDEAALLAKFADVAGEGKVSVVIWTTTPWTLPASQAVSVHPEFNYALVEVDMGLGKERIIVAEDMVEGLMARYGVTGFAVVGRAVGADLKGTLLDHPFLERDIPVILGEHVTTEAGTGCVHTAPDHGVDDFNVGRENGIGTINLVQDNGVYSDAAGEFAGLHVYKVDGAVLDALNRNHALVFESKIFHSYPHCWRTKTPLIFRATPQWFISMTKESLLDSAKHAIEGVKWVPSWGKNRMEGMLNNSPDWCVSRQRTWGVPIALFINKETQELHPETPRLIEAVAKRIEQEGIDAWFEMEAEELLGADAEKYSKVTDTLDVWFDSGVTHYSVIDQRDELSFPADLYLEGSDQHRGWFQSSLKTSIAIRGVPPYKQVLTHGFTVDGDGRKMSKSLGNVLSPQKVMDTLGADIIRLWVAATDYTTEMTVSDEILKRVADSYRRIRNTARFMMANLNGFNPATDMVPASEMIALDRWIVDRAALLQKELNTAYNEYQFHTVNQKIQNFCSVDLGGFYLDVIKDRQYTTQEDSLARRSAQTALYHVMEAFSRWVAPILSFTADEIWQTLPGVRSESIFLETWYEGLEELTGDEPMGRDFWKQVLESKVAINKVLEAARSAGKMKASLSAEITLYCDEALQAILNRLGDELRFVLIASDVKVRPLSAADEDAVATDLDGLKVHVALSKHTKCVRCWHHREEVGQREAHPELCDRCITNLPDGEGEKRLYA; via the coding sequence ATGAGTGATTATAAACCGACACTGAATTTGCCAGATACGACCTTCCCAATGCGTGGAGATTTGGCAAAACGTGAGCCTGTAATGTTGAAACATTGGCAGGATATGGATCTGTACAATAAAGTGCGCGAAGTCAGTAAAGGTCGTACACCTTTTATTCTTCACGATGGCCCTCCGTACGCAAACGGCAGCATTCATATTGGTCATGCGGTTAATAAAATCCTCAAAGATATTATTGTTAAGTCTAAAACCGTTAGTGGCTTTGATGCGCCTTATATTCCTGGTTGGGATTGTCATGGCTTGCCGATCGAGCATAAAGTTGAGCAGTTAATTGGTAAAGCGGGCACCAAAGTTTCTTATAAAGAGTTTCGCGCTAAATGTCGCGAATACGCTTACACACAAATCGAAGAGCAGAAAAAAGATTTCATTCGATTGGGTGTGATGGGAGATTGGGAGAACCCTTATTTAACGATGAACTTCCAAACCGAGGCAAACATTGTTCGTGCGTTGGGTAAAATCGCTGAAAATGGCCATCTAGTAAAAGGCTTCAAGCCAGTTTATTGGAGCGTAGTGGGTGGCTCGGCCTTGGCCGAAGCGGAAGTGGAATACCAAGACAAAACCTCTTTGTCTCTCGATGTACGTTATGCACCTCAAGACGAAGCTGCTTTATTGGCGAAATTTGCTGATGTGGCGGGTGAAGGCAAAGTGTCTGTGGTTATCTGGACGACTACGCCTTGGACGCTGCCAGCAAGCCAAGCGGTGTCGGTTCATCCTGAATTTAACTACGCATTAGTCGAAGTGGATATGGGATTAGGTAAAGAACGCATAATTGTAGCGGAAGACATGGTTGAAGGTCTGATGGCACGTTATGGCGTGACAGGCTTTGCTGTTGTTGGTCGTGCAGTGGGTGCTGACTTAAAAGGCACGTTACTTGATCATCCTTTCTTGGAACGTGATATTCCTGTGATTCTGGGTGAGCACGTTACCACAGAAGCTGGTACGGGCTGTGTCCATACGGCACCAGACCATGGTGTAGACGATTTCAACGTTGGCCGTGAAAACGGTATTGGCACCATTAACCTCGTTCAAGATAACGGTGTGTATTCAGACGCAGCGGGTGAGTTTGCAGGTTTACATGTCTATAAAGTGGATGGCGCGGTGCTTGATGCATTGAATCGTAATCATGCTTTAGTGTTCGAATCGAAGATTTTTCACAGTTATCCGCATTGCTGGCGTACCAAAACGCCGTTGATTTTCCGTGCGACGCCACAGTGGTTTATCAGTATGACCAAAGAGAGTCTGCTGGATTCTGCGAAGCATGCGATCGAGGGTGTGAAGTGGGTGCCAAGTTGGGGTAAAAATCGCATGGAAGGGATGCTGAATAACAGCCCAGATTGGTGTGTGTCTCGTCAACGTACCTGGGGTGTGCCGATTGCTTTGTTTATCAACAAAGAAACACAAGAATTGCATCCAGAAACCCCTCGCTTGATCGAAGCAGTGGCGAAGCGTATCGAGCAAGAAGGCATCGACGCTTGGTTTGAAATGGAAGCTGAGGAATTATTGGGTGCAGACGCAGAAAAATACAGCAAGGTAACGGACACGTTAGACGTATGGTTTGATTCTGGTGTGACGCATTATTCTGTGATCGATCAGCGCGATGAATTGAGCTTCCCTGCCGACTTGTATTTGGAAGGGTCAGACCAGCATCGCGGTTGGTTTCAGTCGTCCTTAAAAACGTCCATTGCGATTCGTGGTGTGCCGCCATACAAGCAAGTGCTGACGCATGGTTTCACGGTAGATGGTGACGGCCGTAAGATGTCTAAGTCTTTGGGTAACGTATTGTCACCACAAAAAGTCATGGACACTTTGGGGGCGGATATTATTCGCTTGTGGGTAGCGGCCACGGATTACACCACAGAGATGACGGTGTCTGATGAGATTCTGAAGCGTGTCGCGGATTCTTATCGTCGTATTCGCAACACCGCGCGTTTCATGATGGCGAACTTGAACGGTTTTAACCCCGCTACCGATATGGTGCCTGCGAGCGAAATGATTGCGTTGGATCGTTGGATTGTGGATCGCGCGGCCTTGTTGCAAAAAGAGCTAAATACAGCCTACAACGAATATCAGTTTCATACGGTAAACCAGAAAATTCAAAACTTCTGTTCTGTGGATTTGGGTGGTTTTTATTTAGACGTTATTAAAGATCGTCAGTACACCACGCAAGAAGACAGTTTGGCGCGTCGTTCTGCGCAAACCGCGCTTTACCATGTGATGGAGGCATTTTCTCGTTGGGTCGCGCCTATTTTGAGTTTTACGGCCGACGAAATTTGGCAAACATTGCCAGGTGTGCGCAGTGAGTCAATCTTTTTAGAAACTTGGTATGAAGGGTTGGAAGAGCTGACAGGCGACGAGCCAATGGGGCGTGACTTCTGGAAGCAAGTTTTAGAGTCCAAAGTCGCTATTAATAAAGTATTAGAAGCGGCACGCAGTGCAGGTAAGATGAAAGCCAGCTTAAGTGCGGAGATTACGCTTTATTGCGATGAGGCTTTGCAAGCGATATTGAACCGCTTAGGTGATGAGTTGCGTTTTGTGTTGATTGCGTCCGATGTAAAAGTACGACCACTGTCTGCTGCGGATGAAGACGCGGTAGCCACCGATCTTGATGGTCTTAAGGTTCACGTCGCGCTCAGCAAACACACCAAGTGTGTACGTTGCTGGCATCACCGTGAGGAAGTAGGGCAACGTGAAGCGCACCCAGAGCTGTGTGACCGTTGTATTACTAACTTACCTGATGGGGAAGGTGAAAAACGCCTTTACGCTTAA
- the ribF gene encoding bifunctional riboflavin kinase/FAD synthetase, with amino-acid sequence MELIRGIHNIRSRHKKCVLTIGNFDGVHLGHSAILTRVKALAKRYGCPAVVMIFEPQPREFFAPDTAPGRIGRLRDKLALLNGQGIDYVLCMPFNPKLQQLTAQAFCQHILLDGLSVKHLVVGDDFRFGCDRQGDFDYLQGFGRHHEFDVENTPSVLNGHHERVSSTVIRRALESGDVAAAAMNMGHSVMLSGRVVHGQQLGRKLGFPTANVHLKGVKSALSGVYAVTFLVGGVSHNGVANIGIRPTVQGKTPILEVHLLDFKGDLYDQYVQVTFCQFIRAERKMAGLSELEKQIQCDKEEAIRFFANQ; translated from the coding sequence ATGGAGTTAATTCGCGGGATTCATAATATCCGTTCAAGGCATAAAAAATGTGTGTTGACGATAGGTAATTTTGACGGCGTTCATCTTGGGCACAGTGCCATTTTGACGCGTGTGAAAGCCTTGGCAAAGCGATATGGTTGCCCTGCTGTTGTGATGATTTTTGAACCTCAGCCCAGAGAGTTTTTTGCACCGGATACGGCGCCCGGTCGTATAGGAAGATTGCGAGACAAGCTGGCGTTACTAAACGGTCAAGGCATTGATTATGTGTTGTGTATGCCATTTAACCCAAAACTTCAGCAGCTCACTGCTCAGGCATTTTGCCAGCACATCTTGTTAGATGGCTTGTCGGTTAAGCACCTGGTTGTTGGTGATGATTTTCGTTTTGGCTGTGATCGGCAAGGTGACTTTGATTATTTGCAAGGTTTTGGACGACATCATGAGTTTGATGTTGAGAATACCCCTTCTGTTTTAAATGGGCATCATGAACGCGTGAGCAGTACGGTGATTCGGCGAGCGTTAGAGAGCGGTGACGTGGCCGCAGCCGCAATGAATATGGGTCACTCGGTGATGCTAAGTGGGCGTGTTGTCCATGGGCAGCAATTGGGGCGAAAGCTGGGTTTTCCTACTGCCAATGTCCATTTGAAAGGGGTTAAGTCGGCTTTGTCAGGTGTGTACGCAGTGACTTTTTTAGTGGGTGGCGTGTCTCATAATGGCGTGGCTAATATTGGCATAAGACCGACTGTGCAGGGTAAGACGCCAATACTAGAAGTGCATTTACTGGATTTTAAAGGCGATTTGTATGATCAATACGTACAAGTTACTTTCTGTCAGTTTATTAGGGCAGAGCGAAAAATGGCCGGCTTAAGTGAGCTGGAAAAACAAATTCAATGTGATAAAGAAGAGGCTATACGCTTCTTTGCTAATCAGTGA
- the murJ gene encoding murein biosynthesis integral membrane protein MurJ has product MSEKKSSSRKTRKSLSLLRSGVLVSVCTFLSRILGLVRDAALAYVLGASGSADAFYVAFKIPNFFRRLFAEGAFAQAFVPVLSEYRVKEGEGDVRALISAVTGSLALILLCVTVVFMVCAPWVVYVFAPGFAGNESQTSLASELLVITFPYLLFISLTALAGGILNAHGEYAVPAITPIFLNISLIVATLFFARTAAQAETAVAWGVFAAGVIQLAFQVPFLARLKLLPMPTLGFSHPGVKRILMLMVPALFGVSVSQINLLLDTVLASFLQTGSITWLYLSDRLYELPLGIFAIAISTVILPSLSRSFSGSDVEQFSKTLDWALRLLLLIAIPSSLALCMLAEPLIATIFYRGELTVQDVTMAAQSLQAYSLGLVFMMLIKVLAPGYYARQDIKTPVRIGIIAMVSNMVFNLILVWPFGHVGLALATSMSAALNAYLLWRGLYKQQHHVFSVEWGRLLRILLSATLVLGGVVYAFLQQEWVWTQMGDWSRVGHTLVIVVVGVLAYGLTAVASGLRPFMLKHTV; this is encoded by the coding sequence ATGTCTGAAAAAAAATCTAGCTCACGAAAGACGCGTAAGTCTTTGTCTTTGTTGCGTTCTGGTGTTTTGGTGTCAGTTTGTACTTTTTTATCCCGTATTTTAGGCTTGGTCAGAGATGCGGCGTTGGCGTATGTATTAGGCGCGAGTGGCAGCGCGGATGCTTTTTATGTGGCGTTTAAGATCCCTAACTTTTTTCGTCGATTATTTGCAGAGGGCGCGTTTGCCCAAGCGTTTGTGCCGGTGTTAAGTGAGTACCGAGTCAAAGAGGGTGAAGGAGACGTGCGTGCCTTGATTTCAGCGGTGACTGGCTCGTTGGCGTTGATCTTGTTGTGCGTCACTGTGGTGTTTATGGTGTGCGCGCCATGGGTGGTGTATGTGTTTGCGCCAGGTTTTGCGGGTAATGAATCGCAAACCTCGTTGGCGTCTGAGCTTTTAGTGATTACCTTTCCTTATCTGTTGTTTATTTCGTTGACTGCATTGGCCGGCGGTATTTTAAATGCGCATGGCGAATACGCCGTGCCAGCCATTACGCCCATTTTTCTTAATATATCGCTGATTGTAGCCACTTTGTTTTTTGCGCGCACGGCGGCGCAAGCTGAAACGGCTGTTGCATGGGGGGTGTTTGCCGCCGGTGTGATTCAGCTCGCCTTTCAGGTGCCTTTTCTGGCGCGATTGAAGTTGTTACCCATGCCGACGTTGGGTTTTTCGCATCCTGGTGTGAAGCGAATTTTAATGTTGATGGTGCCAGCGTTGTTTGGGGTGTCGGTGAGCCAGATTAATTTGTTATTGGATACGGTGTTGGCGTCTTTTCTGCAAACTGGCAGCATTACGTGGCTGTATTTGTCGGACCGTTTGTATGAATTGCCATTGGGGATTTTTGCGATCGCGATCAGTACAGTGATTTTGCCTTCTTTGTCGCGCAGTTTTTCGGGTAGCGATGTAGAGCAATTTTCCAAAACCCTCGATTGGGCGTTGCGGCTTTTGCTGCTCATAGCAATTCCGTCTTCATTGGCGTTGTGTATGTTGGCGGAGCCTTTGATTGCGACGATTTTTTATCGAGGTGAGTTGACGGTACAAGATGTCACCATGGCGGCGCAAAGTCTACAGGCTTATTCGTTGGGTTTGGTGTTTATGATGCTGATTAAGGTGTTGGCGCCGGGTTATTACGCACGACAAGACATTAAAACGCCAGTACGGATTGGTATCATCGCCATGGTGTCAAACATGGTGTTTAATTTGATTTTGGTGTGGCCTTTTGGGCATGTTGGCTTGGCGTTGGCCACCAGTATGTCGGCGGCACTCAATGCGTATTTATTATGGCGAGGCTTGTATAAGCAGCAGCATCATGTGTTTTCTGTTGAGTGGGGGCGTTTGTTACGTATTCTGTTGAGCGCCACGCTAGTGTTGGGAGGTGTTGTGTATGCTTTTCTACAGCAAGAATGGGTGTGGACGCAAATGGGCGATTGGTCGAGGGTTGGTCATACTTTAGTGATAGTTGTTGTGGGTGTATTGGCTTATGGTCTAACCGCTGTAGCGTCAGGGTTACGGCCTTTTATGTTAAAGCATACGGTATAG
- the rpsT gene encoding 30S ribosomal protein S20 produces the protein MANSAGSKKRARQAIKSRAHNGSLRSMVRTYLKKVDAAIEAGNQADAQAAYVLATSKLDKAADKGLYHKNKASRHKSRLSAKIKALA, from the coding sequence GTGGCAAATTCCGCCGGTTCAAAAAAACGCGCGCGCCAAGCAATCAAAAGCCGCGCTCACAATGGTAGCCTTCGTTCAATGGTTCGTACCTACTTGAAAAAAGTAGATGCAGCTATCGAAGCAGGCAATCAAGCTGACGCACAAGCAGCTTACGTTCTAGCAACCTCTAAGCTAGACAAAGCCGCTGACAAAGGCCTATATCACAAAAACAAAGCGTCTCGCCATAAGAGCCGCTTGAGTGCTAAAATCAAAGCACTGGCCTAA
- a CDS encoding diacylglycerol kinase translates to MAKPGKVGLDRVLSASKYSYQGLRAQWKHEAAFRQETFLFLIALPFAVWLGETGLERAVLIFSVGMVLIVETLNSSIEAVVDRISDEHHELSGRAKDLGSAAVMLALVFAGVVWLLVLFG, encoded by the coding sequence ATGGCAAAGCCAGGCAAAGTGGGTTTAGATCGTGTGCTAAGCGCGTCAAAATATTCGTACCAAGGGTTACGTGCGCAATGGAAGCATGAGGCGGCGTTTCGACAAGAAACCTTCTTGTTCTTGATTGCTTTGCCGTTTGCTGTTTGGTTGGGGGAGACGGGCCTGGAGCGTGCGGTACTGATTTTCTCAGTGGGCATGGTGTTGATTGTTGAAACGTTGAATTCCAGTATCGAGGCGGTGGTTGATCGTATTAGCGATGAGCATCATGAGTTATCAGGCCGAGCAAAAGATTTGGGTTCTGCAGCCGTAATGTTGGCGCTGGTTTTTGCGGGTGTGGTGTGGCTGTTGGTATTGTTCGGTTAA
- the proB gene encoding glutamate 5-kinase, with amino-acid sequence MEMREKIAKAQRVVVKIGSALLTNDGQGLDVARIGLWVAQIAELRAQGKEVVLVSSGSIAAGMKRLGFSSRPTQVNELQAAAAVGQMELVGVYESHFETHGLCTAQILLTHDDLSNRRRYLNARSSLRTLLGFGVVPIVNENDTVATDEIRFGDNDTLGALVANLVEADVLIILTDQLGLFDKNPRDHQDAKLIAEISASDERLESMASGGAGVLGSGGMLTKVRAARLAARSGADTLIASGRVENVIVRVASGEWLGTWLQPEHGRVAARKQWLAGHLKSRGALILDDGAVKALRQEGTSLLAVGVKDAQGTFSRGDMVICVDMNGGLVARGLVNYSVAETLKLLGKASSSIGDILGYKGEPELIHRDDLVII; translated from the coding sequence ATGGAAATGCGAGAGAAAATTGCGAAAGCGCAGCGAGTCGTGGTGAAGATTGGCAGTGCGCTGCTCACCAACGATGGTCAAGGTTTGGATGTGGCCCGAATCGGACTTTGGGTGGCTCAAATTGCTGAGTTAAGAGCGCAAGGAAAAGAAGTTGTCTTGGTGTCTTCCGGATCGATTGCGGCCGGTATGAAGCGCCTTGGGTTTTCGTCTCGTCCCACCCAGGTTAATGAGTTACAGGCCGCTGCTGCCGTTGGTCAAATGGAATTGGTAGGTGTCTATGAATCGCATTTTGAGACGCATGGTTTGTGTACGGCGCAGATTTTATTAACGCACGATGATTTATCAAATCGCCGACGTTATTTAAACGCACGTTCTTCTTTGCGAACGTTGTTGGGTTTCGGTGTTGTGCCCATCGTCAATGAAAATGATACCGTGGCAACCGATGAAATTCGTTTTGGTGACAATGATACTTTAGGTGCGCTTGTGGCGAATCTGGTCGAAGCGGATGTGTTGATTATTTTGACGGATCAGCTGGGCTTATTTGACAAGAATCCGCGAGATCATCAAGACGCTAAGCTTATTGCTGAGATATCAGCCTCGGATGAGCGGTTGGAGTCGATGGCCAGCGGCGGTGCGGGCGTGCTGGGTAGCGGGGGGATGTTAACGAAAGTGCGTGCGGCACGGTTAGCAGCGCGCTCTGGTGCAGATACTTTGATTGCCTCTGGTCGAGTGGAAAACGTGATCGTGAGAGTGGCATCCGGCGAATGGCTAGGAACCTGGTTGCAGCCAGAGCATGGTCGAGTGGCGGCGCGTAAGCAATGGTTGGCAGGTCATTTAAAAAGTCGAGGTGCTTTGATTTTGGACGATGGAGCGGTGAAAGCGTTGCGTCAAGAAGGTACAAGTTTGCTAGCGGTTGGTGTTAAAGACGCGCAAGGTACGTTTTCTCGCGGTGACATGGTGATTTGTGTGGATATGAACGGCGGTTTGGTGGCGCGCGGGCTGGTAAATTACAGCGTCGCCGAAACCCTTAAGTTGCTGGGTAAGGCATCTTCAAGTATTGGCGACATATTGGGTTACAAGGGTGAGCCAGAGTTAATTCACCGTGATGATTTGGTTATTATTTAA
- the cgtA gene encoding Obg family GTPase CgtA — MKFVDEASIYVRAGKGGNGALSFWREKFVAKGGPDGGDGGNGGSVVLVADDALNTLIDFRFTKKYIAESGEGGQGRDMTGSKGPDLEIKVPVGTTVIDDDTGETLGDLVRDGQTLKVAQGGHHGLGNTRFKSSTNRAPRQTTKGTVGEERTLKLEMKVLADVGLLGLPNAGKSTFIRAVSSAKPKVADYPFTTLVPNLGVVKVKKHQSFVIADIPGIIEGASEGAGLGIRFLKHLVRNRILLHIVDLAPWDEITPAEAAVIAVNELHQFSPALAERDRWLVLNKTDMVPEDELEERCQSVIDALGWKGKAYRISAISGEGTEVLCLDLMTALDEQRELLMESPEAREKEKAVRALIDEEGRNRIMSLREKRRLAGKSLDDDDFDEDDYDVDVEYVN, encoded by the coding sequence GTGAAATTTGTTGATGAAGCCAGTATCTATGTTAGAGCAGGTAAAGGCGGAAATGGCGCGTTGAGTTTTTGGCGTGAAAAGTTTGTTGCTAAGGGCGGCCCAGATGGCGGCGATGGCGGCAATGGAGGTAGCGTTGTGTTGGTAGCAGACGATGCTTTAAACACCTTGATCGATTTTCGCTTTACGAAAAAATACATCGCAGAAAGTGGTGAAGGTGGTCAAGGGCGTGATATGACGGGCTCAAAGGGCCCAGATCTTGAAATTAAAGTGCCTGTCGGCACCACGGTCATTGATGATGACACCGGTGAAACACTTGGGGATCTAGTCCGTGACGGTCAGACCTTAAAAGTAGCTCAAGGCGGTCATCATGGTCTGGGTAACACTCGATTCAAGTCCAGTACCAACCGAGCGCCACGTCAAACGACAAAAGGCACGGTAGGAGAGGAGCGTACATTAAAGCTAGAAATGAAAGTTCTGGCCGATGTAGGGTTGCTTGGTCTTCCTAACGCAGGGAAGTCGACTTTTATTCGGGCTGTGTCTTCGGCAAAGCCAAAAGTAGCGGATTATCCTTTTACCACTTTGGTGCCAAACTTGGGGGTGGTTAAAGTCAAAAAACATCAGAGCTTCGTGATTGCTGATATTCCGGGCATCATTGAAGGAGCCTCTGAAGGCGCGGGTTTGGGTATTCGCTTTTTGAAGCACTTAGTACGTAACCGCATCTTGTTGCACATTGTGGATTTGGCGCCATGGGACGAGATTACGCCAGCAGAAGCGGCTGTTATCGCAGTAAATGAGCTGCACCAGTTTAGTCCGGCTTTGGCCGAGCGTGATCGTTGGTTAGTATTGAATAAAACGGATATGGTGCCAGAAGACGAGTTAGAAGAGCGTTGTCAGAGCGTGATCGATGCGCTGGGTTGGAAAGGCAAAGCGTACCGCATTTCCGCCATTTCTGGTGAAGGCACCGAAGTCTTGTGTTTAGACTTGATGACGGCGCTTGATGAGCAGCGCGAGCTGCTAATGGAAAGTCCAGAAGCCCGTGAGAAAGAAAAAGCTGTGCGTGCGTTAATCGATGAAGAGGGTCGAAATCGCATTATGTCATTGCGTGAAAAACGCCGTTTGGCGGGTAAGTCGCTAGACGATGACGATTTTGATGAAGACGATTACGATGTTGATGTGGAATACGTTAACTAA
- the rpmA gene encoding 50S ribosomal protein L27, with the protein MAHKKAGGSTRNGRDSESKRLGVKRFGGQVVIPGNILVRQRGTQFHPGVGVQIGKDHTLFAVAEGQVKFEVKGKLKRRTVSVIAA; encoded by the coding sequence ATGGCTCATAAAAAGGCGGGTGGTAGTACTCGTAACGGTCGCGATTCCGAGTCGAAACGATTAGGTGTCAAACGTTTTGGTGGTCAAGTTGTGATCCCAGGTAACATCCTAGTTCGTCAGCGTGGTACTCAGTTCCACCCTGGTGTTGGTGTTCAGATTGGTAAAGATCACACTTTGTTTGCTGTTGCAGAAGGCCAAGTGAAGTTTGAAGTGAAAGGTAAGTTGAAGCGTCGTACAGTTTCTGTTATCGCTGCTTAA
- the rplU gene encoding 50S ribosomal protein L21: protein MFAVIKTGGKQYRVQEGQTLKVEKLAFEEGSAIHFDDVLLVCNGDDIKVGAPIVEGVKVTAEVVAHGRGDKVKILKFRRRKHSMKRMGHRQWFTEVKITGIN, encoded by the coding sequence ATGTTTGCAGTAATCAAAACTGGCGGTAAGCAATACCGTGTACAAGAAGGCCAAACCCTTAAAGTTGAAAAGCTAGCGTTTGAAGAAGGCAGTGCGATTCATTTCGACGACGTTCTTCTTGTTTGCAATGGCGACGACATTAAAGTTGGCGCTCCTATTGTAGAAGGCGTTAAAGTAACGGCTGAGGTTGTTGCTCACGGTCGCGGAGATAAAGTGAAAATCTTGAAATTCCGTCGTCGTAAGCATTCTATGAAGCGCATGGGTCACCGTCAGTGGTTCACAGAAGTGAAAATAACTGGCATTAACTAA
- the ispB gene encoding octaprenyl diphosphate synthase, whose translation MQPTQIHDVVANEFGQVNDYIVSQLSSDIPLIEQIGYYIISNGGKRLRPLLVLLAAKASAVLDDSQQHQVIQMATIIEFIHTSTLLHDDVVDESDMRRGKKTANEEWGNAPSVLVGDFLYSRAFQIMVDVGSMQCMSILAKTTNIIAEGEVQQLINCGDPDTTEESYLKVIQYKTAKLFEGAALCGAVISGASTEYQIALRDFGMYVGTAFQLIDDVMDYTSTAEEMGKSVGDDLAEGKPTLPLIFTMKHGSQEAIDRVRQAILTGGLDQLDDIIKDVQSCGAIEYTQQKAQQQANLAIEALSILPATEYKAALIALAHASVKRRH comes from the coding sequence ATGCAACCTACACAAATACACGATGTTGTGGCCAATGAATTTGGTCAAGTGAACGACTATATAGTGTCACAGCTTAGCAGTGACATTCCTCTTATTGAACAAATTGGCTATTATATTATTAGCAATGGCGGTAAGCGACTTAGGCCCCTGTTGGTCTTGTTAGCGGCAAAAGCCAGCGCTGTTCTGGATGACTCACAACAACACCAAGTCATTCAAATGGCGACCATTATTGAGTTTATCCATACTTCTACTTTATTGCATGACGACGTTGTGGATGAGTCGGATATGCGTCGTGGCAAAAAAACCGCCAACGAAGAATGGGGTAACGCTCCTAGTGTGTTGGTCGGTGACTTTCTCTATTCGCGCGCTTTTCAGATCATGGTCGATGTCGGCAGCATGCAATGCATGAGCATCTTAGCAAAAACGACCAATATCATCGCTGAAGGTGAAGTTCAGCAGCTTATTAATTGCGGCGACCCAGATACGACAGAAGAAAGTTATTTAAAAGTTATCCAATACAAAACAGCAAAATTGTTCGAAGGTGCTGCACTTTGTGGCGCAGTTATATCCGGTGCCAGCACCGAGTATCAAATCGCTTTAAGAGATTTTGGCATGTATGTCGGAACCGCTTTTCAGCTAATTGATGACGTAATGGATTACACCAGTACCGCTGAAGAGATGGGCAAAAGTGTTGGCGACGACCTTGCTGAAGGAAAACCAACCCTACCGCTCATTTTCACCATGAAACATGGCTCCCAAGAAGCGATCGATCGCGTTAGACAAGCTATCTTAACGGGTGGGTTGGATCAGCTCGACGACATCATTAAGGATGTGCAAAGTTGTGGCGCAATTGAGTACACACAACAAAAAGCCCAGCAGCAAGCCAATTTAGCCATAGAAGCCCTCTCGATCTTACCCGCAACAGAATACAAAGCGGCCTTAATCGCATTAGCACATGCCTCCGTAAAACGACGACATTAA